In Mycoavidus cysteinexigens, a genomic segment contains:
- the rpoH gene encoding RNA polymerase sigma factor RpoH has translation MPLLGPLGDLNAYIQAVSRIPMLQAEEEQQLATNYREHGTLESARKLVLSHLRLVVSIARGYLGYGLPHADLIQEGNIGLMKAVKRFDPQQNVRLVSYAIHWIKAEIHEYILRNWRIVKVATTKAQRKLFFNLRRHKRGVQALTSSEVDALAKELNVKREDVTEMETRMTGGDVALEGQIDDNEESFAPIAYLTDIQHEPTEVLANRQFDRLQSDGLASALNTLDARSRRIVEARWLQVDAEGSGGATLHHLAAEFGVSAERIRQIEVSAMKKMRNALTAYTA, from the coding sequence ATGCCGTTACTTGGCCCATTAGGCGATCTTAATGCCTATATCCAAGCTGTTAGCCGTATTCCAATGCTGCAAGCAGAGGAGGAGCAACAGCTCGCCACGAATTATCGTGAACATGGGACGCTTGAATCAGCTCGCAAGCTGGTTTTATCCCATCTACGCTTGGTTGTCTCAATCGCCCGTGGCTACCTAGGCTATGGATTGCCCCATGCCGATCTGATTCAGGAAGGCAATATTGGGCTAATGAAAGCCGTGAAACGCTTCGATCCTCAGCAAAATGTGCGACTCGTATCCTATGCAATTCACTGGATTAAGGCCGAAATTCATGAATATATCTTGCGTAACTGGCGGATTGTAAAAGTCGCCACCACCAAGGCTCAGCGCAAACTTTTCTTCAATTTACGCCGCCATAAACGGGGCGTGCAAGCACTGACTTCGAGTGAAGTCGATGCTTTAGCTAAAGAGTTGAACGTCAAGCGTGAAGATGTGACTGAAATGGAAACCCGTATGACGGGCGGAGATGTTGCGCTAGAAGGACAAATTGACGACAATGAAGAATCCTTTGCGCCCATTGCATATCTCACAGACATCCAACATGAGCCAACTGAGGTGCTGGCTAATCGCCAGTTTGATCGTTTACAAAGCGATGGCTTAGCAAGTGCGCTAAATACGCTCGATGCCCGTAGCCGCCGCATTGTTGAAGCGCGCTGGTTACAGGTTGATGCGGAGGGTTCTGGCGGCGCAACGTTGCATCATCTGGCGGCTGAATTCGGCGTCTCGGCCGAGCGCATTCGCCAAATCGAAGTCAGTGCCATGAAAAAGATGCGCAATGCATTGACTGCTTATACAGCTT
- a CDS encoding Hsp20/alpha crystallin family protein: protein MSNMLAPWRKYIPFSTQRNRVNPFQAVQTAFDRMLEDFYTDFKGTSGFVNEMEGLMITPSIDITESQDLFKIEVEVPGIGPESLKVTTESHAVTIKGEKTVSHKDKDRNYAVREIAYGAYQRTIPLPESVDIEKAKASFKDGILTIEVPKKASAMEHYKELAIESA, encoded by the coding sequence ATGAGTAATATGCTTGCTCCCTGGAGAAAATATATACCTTTTTCCACTCAGCGAAACAGAGTCAACCCTTTTCAGGCAGTACAAACTGCATTTGACCGAATGCTGGAAGATTTCTACACAGATTTTAAAGGCACGTCAGGGTTTGTCAATGAAATGGAGGGCTTAATGATTACGCCATCCATCGATATTACCGAGAGTCAGGACCTTTTTAAAATAGAGGTAGAGGTGCCAGGAATCGGCCCTGAAAGCCTTAAAGTAACCACGGAGAGCCATGCCGTGACGATCAAAGGGGAAAAAACCGTTTCCCACAAGGATAAGGACCGGAATTACGCTGTACGGGAAATTGCCTATGGAGCTTACCAGCGCACTATACCCTTGCCAGAGTCAGTGGATATAGAAAAAGCCAAAGCAAGTTTTAAAGATGGCATACTTACCATAGAAGTGCCCAAAAAAGCGAGCGCCATGGAACACTACAAAGAACTCGCCATTGAGTCAGCCTGA